The Brachypodium distachyon strain Bd21 chromosome 4, Brachypodium_distachyon_v3.0, whole genome shotgun sequence nucleotide sequence GAAGATGACAAACTGCTTTAACAACATGGTCTTGCACAAAGGCTAGAAGGTCTTGCACAAAGGTTAGACCAAAAACTTTAATGAACACGTGAAAACCTAGAGCTAGCTGCCAAGCATGGCTGCTTCCTCAGGAAGGCAGGTCATCCTGAAGACCTGAAGCTGTCATTGGAATGGCTCTGTAGTCTGTACGGCAAATGCAACTTGTTTGAGACAGCGctagaaaggaaaaacaaggATTCCGAGGCCATGGCTAAATCGCAAAGGTACGAGTCTACGAGATAAACCAAACAACAGAAGCTGCTGGGATATACCCTTGGCAAAAATCAAATTATTTGATCGGCTACAGGAGTGCAGTTCTGCACTTGCACTCCTGAAATGCTACACGGGTAGGAGTTTTTGAGTACACAGACATCAATCCAAAGTTTCACTTTTCACTTTGGTCGACTGGTATGAATAATTTTACAGAACATATACCGTACATGGTGAATGCTGAATGTGGTGCCATTTTACTGTAAACAAAATACAGGTCTCAACATGCCCTGGGACTACTCTGTAACACGAATTACATATCTGGTCTGAAGCCAATCTGTACCACAAATTCTGGGAAGTGAACCGCCTCCGTATCGatgaacaaaaaacaaattccaTATACATGCTGGTAGAAAGCATGCAGTTGGTCACTCTGTACTATCAGACTGCCAGCAGTAACAGAACAGATCCTTGGGGCTCTGACAGAAAAATCCCCTTACTGGAGTGTAATATACAGGTCTAAAGCTGTGCAAACAGCAGTTCGTTCCACATATCGGGTATACCAGGAAGGCACCAATGTAAGCAATCATGAATGCCTGTTGGGGCTCTCAGGGTACGATTTGAGATATGCCCCTCGTCTCGTAGTTGCGAGATGGCAGTGATATCCAAAAGCTTAACCCGGGTCCCCTTCACAGCATGCTCTGCAGGCATGTCATTTGAATGATCCTGCAAAACCTCACTCCCGTTCGACAAGGGAACGGTGCTGCCGCAGCTTCCCCCAGTGTTCCAGTCGCCATTTACAAAATGCCTTGGTGACATTGTTCTCAGAAAAGCTTTCATCTGAGGACGGCTTGCAAGTTCTGAATCTACCCATCTTGCAATGCTGTACAGGGTGAGATTCTTTGCACGGTTAAGGTCTGCAAGTCTACCTTTCCCTACAGGTTTCCCATCAGCGTACAATTCCCAATGGTTCCCTACGAACTTGCCTCTATTCCAGTGGTGGCCTGTGTTAAGTACTAGAACATCAAAACTATGCACGTACTGCTTCAAGAATGTTACTGGCCGATCAAGATGCAACGCATAGCTAGTTACTGAATTTGTTGTGTTCAAAGTTTCGAGCTCAGACAGACTAGCAGACCAGTAGAAAAGGATAGTGGTGTTAGTCCCTGGAAATCGATAAGCCCAACCATCAGGTCTTAAAGCACCTGGAGCTTTGACAAGGCCATATTTCCATCCAACATCTTCAACCTCTGGGCTGTATTTACCACCTGTTGCAATGCAAATCATGGACTGAAATTGCTGCCTACCGAGCGAATCACCCACAAAAGCAAGAGTTTTATTCTTCATCCTGTAAAGCCATCTAATGTGTTAGAAGAACTCCAGTACTTAATGTGATGCACAACTAAAACGGCACAATACCTTTTCAAAAAGTTGGGCCCTGAAAACTCAGGCATCTCACAACCATGTGGCTGCCACCGATAAGTCTCATAGAAGAAATCTGTGCGTTGCATCATCCGACAAGCCCACATCTTTGACAGCCATTGTTTGCACTCATTACCAGAATAGAGTGGCCGCTTCTCATCTGCTAACCACTTTCCTTTTGCATAATTGCAGTCTACGATTTAACAAAGACATTCAATTAGGCACACAAAAATCATGTACAGATTTCAATACATAACTGTGCATATTAATtgaaaaatactccctctgatcctaaatatTTGACtcaattttgtccaaatatggatgtatctattcttaaaaggtgtctagatacatgtagtattttgacaacaatttaggatcggagggagtaagtagGAAGCAGCATGTGCAATTGACAAGTAGTATACACCACAGGCATTTTACCTTTGTTCCGTCTGGTTATTCTTCTCTCAGCTGGATCTGCAAACCCAACTGGAGCTGATGCATTATCTCCAAGATGCCCCAACCCCTGCTGCTGTAGGAAACCTGATATCGGAAGGGGCATACAGACAACAATTTAGCAAAGAAGCATAGAGTAGCTTCTGAATCACAACAAAGTAACAACCCAACACAGTGGCAACTATACTCTAGGGGTAATACCTTGTGAGAAAACTCTCAGCTGCTCCTGCGTTGTGCCTAGTAACAAAATAACAATTGGCACAACGAGGAGAGCCAAAAGGACGAAGCATAGCTTGTTGACAAGAAGCCTATGAAGAAAACCACCTTTCATCCCGGGAAGGCAGCATGGAATCTCCTCCAAGGAAACTCAGATGTCGCTTAAATCGACCACACCAAAATCATGCCTGCAAATGAGAACCACCAATCAGGTCCGCCATTCAAAACAGTTTGTACATGATTGGCAATGTATAATTCATGATAGCATCACGAGGAAGACCAATCTATCAGTAATCAGCGAGCAGTACTAACAGAAACAATCTTCAGATTACAACACATAAATGCTGAAGTCAAGTTCCATACCAGCACTTGAATATAGAAGATGGGCAATATGTAAGACACGTGAAACAAGATGATGATGGGCAAGATACGCAACTAGGACTGAGCTAGAAATACCAATCTTCCTAACCATTTTTCTGTGTGAATTCCAGTTCCACAGGGGCGGTGCTACAGAAGTAGAAGGGTTGCTGGTCCAGGGGGATACTACAATTGGTTGATGAGCAAACCAAAAAAGTCCAGTCAGAGTAGACAGTTTGGTGACATGAAAATGAATTAAACTGGATTACTGGACATCAAATTAATTTACTAGCTACCAAAGAGGGGGGTCTGTGTAGATGTGTTAAACTAACTTCAACAGTTAATTAGTGCATCAATATAGTCAGGGAAGTTTAGAATTAAGTGCGTACAATTTCATGAATGTGATGATGGATTTGAACTGAACATCAAACTAATTTGCAACCGAACAGGGGATACATCCTGAATCCAGGTTGATTTCCTACCAAGTTTCCGGACAAGAGGCAAATGCTACCACAAGAAGCACCAAGTCAAACAAGTCGATCCAACATAATCTAACCCTCAGGTCAAACAAAGAAATATTGAATATCAGCTAAGAAAGACCTACTGATCAGGAAGATTATATCAATTCTGTTTCAGACCAACATGATCAAACACAGTAACATGGAGGATGCTATGAACTACATTTCCGATTAACTTGCAGTTAGACCGCTTAGCAAGATTAAGAGAGAGGATGGCATGCTTTTGAGCAGCGATGCAAGAAACAAGGCTATGCAGGTGAAGACCTCCTGTTTCATCTGCAAAATAATCCCCCATCCTACATCAATGAGGAATGATTGAATTGCCTCGAAGCCTttatcttattttatttttgtccaATTCTGAGAATGTTCCATTTTTATACGGAGGCATCAGCGTATTATGTATTCGATCAGATTATATGTTTCCTAATATCTATAGCAGTGACAAGGATTACACTTGTTGCATAAGGATTCATGTTCACATTTGTGATGCACAAAATTCGTCAGCAAGAATTGTAACATCACCATGCAACGATGTCCAATTCGTGCCCAATTCTCACATAGTCTCCTCCCTTCCCCCACCTGCTGCATCCTGGTAGGCATGGTTCCCCcaataccccccccccccccccacccccctctAATCTTAGACTATAACAAACTAACATGAACTTGGGTAGCAGTATGCTGCTTCTAATGGAAATCTATAACTGTTTCTTTCCATTCAACAAGTGGTGTTTCAAATAGCATTTTCACTTGGCCTACACGAATGACAAAAATGCATTGGATCTCATCCCCAAACTGCCAAGAACACTCACTCACTTGACAAGTCctggggaaaaaaaatactactggtagacacgggcggaggacccagtagggcaaggtagggcggccgccctaccttgatttttgcctcagttacgaattggggaagattatgaaacggggatctaaagggcggaatccgttcgtggggtgatgggaggagaaacggtcgggagcgcgagaatcgaaggggagattaacctgcggtggaggcgctcggaggaagacgagctagggggctCGGGCGGTCGGCAGCGTGATGAGTGGCGGCGCTTGCCACCCAAAGTCAGCGAGGTCCGATCCGCGGTGCGAGGGCCGCTCGGCAAGGAGATAATTAATTCTAAGACAAATTATTAAATCCTGGCCAGATGTACATTTGTTTAGTCATTTAGATTTTGCATTTGTGTTTCTATATAGAATaaatctgcaaaatttcaattaATTTAACTCTGAAtcgtcgtgataacgacgacTTGCCAAGCTATGCATTTGAACGGGGTCTGAGAAAGACGTCGTAGGAGGCAGTGAAGACGGGTCAATTGTCGCCTAAATCGGCGGCCAGTCTTCAACGACCGTGTGAGGTGGTGTGTGTGGCGTTCCAACGTGACTTTGCGCAATCGACAATGATATAGCCTGCAAAGACTGGTTCTCCGAGAGACGCAATGTCTGCACTCTTAGTTATTTTGGCTATCTACTGTTGATGTCCATGTATAATTGCTCATTGGTCTCTTAACTGTCATATATTTACTCGTATTTCTTGCTTAATAAAAGTTGATAGAGAAATCATCTTACTTAATGACATTTGATATGATAATCATGCCCACGTGGTGTATTATTGTTTTATGAGTTCTGATTTTGACAGACTCACATGACTATGTTTCAGATTGTGTAGCTATTTCACATAAGATAGCATATCTCTCGAAGGATGGAGACAAGGCGTTGTTTATAAGTCGGCATGTATGAATATATCTTTGGaatcaaaatataaatatagttttactcttataaagattTGAGTTGTTGATCGTCTGTTCACCCCACCGAAGAACTGTTTGCAAATCATAATAATTGTTGTATATTCTATGTTATAGATATCTGTATTACGACCTTTCAATTAGATTGATTTCACATATAATATGATGAAAATTAATAATTAACCTAAATATCAGTAGACGATATATTAGAATAtgtaataataaaaaaatgcatcatAAAAAGTCTGAAAAAACCAAATTTATTGAAACATATTTTGTAAActtagaaaaatattaaatgtaatATCTATATTAACTCATGAAGTTAGGATAGGAATTCGTCCTACCTCAAAATTTGTCCGTCCTCCGCCAATGCTGGCAGTCCAATTAGAAATTAGACTAAAAGGTTCGGAAGCCATCGATGATTGCCTTCTGATGTAGCGCAGGTTTATAAACTTTTGTGGATTTATGTAAGCCAGCGGTATGGGACTAAAGCAATTTCAGTATAGTACAGTTGCTCCTCTTACCCGAGTGGCCGCCCTTGCCCTTGCCCTCTACCACCGCGCGCCTACCCGCCACTGCAACTTCGCCAGCGGGAGAAAGTCGATGCCGATGATCTCCTGTCACCGCTGTGCGCGTCCTCCTCCTGATCTCTCTCCGGCCGGCCTCTCCCCGCGGTCGCCGAAATCTGGCCCAAGATTGGAATGCAGAAGGAGGAAACCTGTTGATTCGGCGGCGTGGCGGAGGATCCCAGCCGGAGTGGAATTTGGGGAtcgacggaggaggaagaggattgATTTGGGCATTCAATTCTAGCTTTCCCTTTTTTGAGAGAGCAATTCCAGCAAACTCTGTGGCGTACTCGCTTGGGCTTGTGGTGGGGATGCGGCCGACTACTTAGCCGCCCCAAACAAGTCATCCATATTTCCATTGGGCTTGACCAGAGGTGGCCCACACTACTGCCTCATGCCACGAGAAAACAATGGATTAGCGGGCCCAAGTGAATACAAAATAAACATGAAAATCCAAAAATTGCActtaaaaaacaaacaaaaaaaatatacacgCAAGATTGGTTATTAGTGAAAGGTCAGGAAATACCGGTCGTGAAACGTGTGCAAATGCATTGATGCATGGTTTAGCAGCTACTAACACTGAGTTGACAGTTTGACTAGCCGGAGAACAACCTACATCAGCCCCAAATTTATTTACCATGCCGTGTGTTCACGAGTACGTATATCAATGTGAACCTTTCATTTTTACCGTCCGTAACACGAGAATAACTACGTACGTTACCGCGTGTTCGAATGGATCGACTTCCGTATAGCAATACGGTAACTTCGTGGGCAAATTTACTTCTCCTGATTTTGCAAGTTGGGCGGTTAATATCAATTGCAAGCcgattttgttttattatatGCTCTTATATGACTCTACATTTTACCACATAATTATCTGTGCGGGCGCTACAGATTAACATTTTTGTTTATTCCTGCAAATAAAtcttgttgtagtaaaataaatctacaacaacaacatgGTAATAAGGCACAAAGACCTTGATTAACTCCCAGCCCATCACAACTCACAAGCCTGTGTGTCTGCATCTAGAGACAGACAATTAACAAGGccaaacaagaagaagctagaATGGCTATCAGCATTTTGGCCAGTCATAGCATGTCTAGCCATTAATTATTCATGTGCACACGAATCAAAATTattgcaaaaaagaagacgATAGTTCCGcatgtaagaaaaaaaaaaaacagctagCCGCCACGGATAGATATTTTCATAGGAGTGAAAACAAATAGTAAACCAACATAATATCCTGGGAAATATTATGGAAGCAATGCACGTGTGATCACTACTTCTTAATGCCGTTTTAGAGATACAACAAGACAATCATCGGCGATCAGATTAACCTGCGTTTTTTGGAAGCAATGCACGTGTGATCACTACTCCAAGGAACAAATAATGCTTTTCTTTAGCTCTCTCTTTGAGATCTGAGACGTTCTTTTTTCTGATCATTAGCTAGGAGATCTAGCCGAAAAAGGTAATTTACTTGGTTAGAGACGGAGCATCCAACAGAGTGCAATACCATCACATAGCAAAAACTTGTCATAGCAAATATGGGctcaaaacaaagaaaagcaaagcTCGCCAGCTGCTGAATCAACCACTGAACCACCAGATCGACCTCGTATACACACTAGATAGTACATTAAAGAAGAGAAACAGAACGAACGATCAGTTAATCCATCCGTCTGGACAATTCAACCCAAGTGCATACCCCGGCAAATCTCCTGTCTCTGTTATTAACCAAAAGTTGCCAGTTTCCCCAAGTAATTCATAGTATGATCCCCTAGCTAGAACAAGAACACTATAGTATATCTTGAGTAGCACAGCAAGGAGGTCAGGGTGCTTGGTAGAAGGCGACAGACCGACAGTGAGAAGCAAGAGAAGCCTTGATTTACATGTCTCACAGTCCCCCGGGCTTTGCCGTCAGGCCCCAAAGTTACCGTGCCGTATTTACAAAGAGAGTCCGTCGATAGGGTCAGTAGCgtgaattttctttctttcctttgaaATTTTTTACCATCCGTAAAAAAGGGTACGAGAATAACAACGTGCATGTTCAAACGAAGGTCCAATGtaacaataaaacaaaattgggAGTAACAATACTACTACAGGCACGGTAATTATTTTAGCTATATAGCTTTTCGCCGGGCCGAGACGTCTCTGCGCGTTTAGATTCAGCAATACGGTAACTTCACGGGCAAATTTGACTCTTCTTAATTACCCAGAGGATAACTACATTCTTCTTTCCCAATGTATAATTTGATCCTCCCGGAACACTATAAAAGGCACACACAACTTGCTTCGTTGCATCTCATCACAAGACTCGACAACCAAAGCCAAAGCACAAGCTACACACACAAGCACGAATGGCTCCTCACACCATGATCACTTGGGCCGTCGGCCTATGCCTGCTAGTCTTCCTGgcctcgccaccaccggcatCACTCGCCGCTGCAGCAAGAGCCACACCACCcaacgccaccgccgccgacccaACGGAGGGGTTCACGGCAGTGAGTCTAACCGAGGAAAACTTCCTCCTACAACGTCCCTACGACGAGTCAATCGGCGCCCGGTACAGCTTCGACGGCACGGTGCGCCGCCTCTGGGTTCTGGCCTCCGACAAGCCGCACGCCCGGCAGAGCCACACGAGCCCGAGAACGGAGATGAGGATGAAGGGTTACGACTACAGCTCCGGCGTGTGGCAGTTCGAGGGCTACGGCTACGTCCCTTCCGGCACCTCCGGGGTGTCCGTCATGCAggtcttcggcggcggcgagacggCCACCACGCTCATGCTGCACGTCTACGGCGGCGCGCTCCGGTACTATGATAGGCAGGTGGTAGAGGACGGCATCTATGATCGTTGGTTCCGGCTCAATGTGATCCATGATGTGGAAGCGTCCGTGCTCATCGTGTTCATTGACGGCGTGGAGAAGCTCCGGGTGCCCGGGCGGGGTGGTGACATGCATTATTTCAAGTTTGGGGTGTATGCGCAGAACCATGACTCTAGTCGCATGGAGTCCCGCTGGAAGGACGTCAAGATCCTCAGGAAGGATTGAAAtttactacggagtagtacatacttatttatttattcatttatTGTAGATATTGGTATATTATATTGCAGAGCTACTATGATTGTATTGTGCATATATGTATGGATTTTATGACAGTGTGTGTATATGAGGATTTTACTCTATGTTCTTGAGTTCTTCAATATATTTTAAACGTGCATAACAAAGCCTTCTGAAGTCTCGCTCAAAAACATGTGCCGCGGGTCACGATGTCAGGGGGCGGAGGtaggaaaaatatataagGAGGGCCAGAATAGAAGGGATGATTAAAAATGTGAAGCACATATGATAAAATTTCAAAGGCTATACAGGGACTTGACTAGaaatggggggggggggggggggggggggggggggaggggttNNNNNNNNNNNNNNNNNNNNNNNNNNNNNNNNNNNNNNNNNNNNNNNNNNNNNNNNNNNNNNNNNNNNNNNNNNNNNNNNNNNNNNNNNNNNNNNNNNNNGCCACTAGACCATCCGCTAGAGATGAGAATATCATACATTGAGTACATGAACAAAAAACAGCAGAGAAACATATATGAAAGAAAACATACATCATAGTAGGTGGGAAGAAATAAAATGTTGTCATATGTAGTTCCTGAAGCGTCCCAGCAGTTTGGCAAGGCTTCCAACTAATGGAGCTCGATTACATGAATTGGAAGCTGCAACGATCCAGTTAATAGCCCGGTGTCTAACACCAGTCATCAACGACTTTGCGGAACCTGACCCTGACATTGTCTCCTTGGGATGTCTCGGAGTCGAAAACCTAGCCTGCCACAAGCCCGTCCCTGCGTCTGTGGTTTAATTGTTAGTCAAAGTTCTAACTCGAAATGCGTGTGCgctattttttgtgaaaaggagagagtaaTTTGTAATTACCTAATAATTGAAAAACTAACATCAATCAATGAATTACTACTAGATCAACTCAATAACCTTTTTTACCGATTGTCTTGTAAGGGCATGAGCAATGTGAGATTGCTAAGATGAAAAGCTAGAACCGGCCGGTCTCCAGCGATCGAGATGGAACAAGCGCCGCCTGGTTGCCGGCGGCAGTCTCACGGCTCGGCCTGTTGATCGAGATTGGATGTATAGATCTCCTGATTCCACGCTGATTCCATTCAATTGGGCAAGCTATTAGAACCATGTAAGGTCCAAAAAATATACATGCAGACAGGCCTGCATATACGTAGCTGGGTGACCCTGGCTTTCATGGGCcctgggcggcgccgcccgccccacGTCCCCGCCTCCTCAAAGGACCGGGCCACGGCTAGCTCCGCGTAGTACAGTTGGGCCAGCCCGATAACGAGTCTTGTGCAGCCGATTAACCCGtttttcgtttcttttttccttctttattttctttctttctttcctaaGTAAATACAAGAAGTTTCGAAGAAAATTTTGTTTGATAG carries:
- the LOC100830987 gene encoding protein trichome birefringence-like 14, with product MKGGFLHRLLVNKLCFVLLALLVVPIVILLLGTTQEQLRVFSQGFLQQQGLGHLGDNASAPVGFADPAERRITRRNKDCNYAKGKWLADEKRPLYSGNECKQWLSKMWACRMMQRTDFFYETYRWQPHGCEMPEFSGPNFLKRMKNKTLAFVGDSLGRQQFQSMICIATGGKYSPEVEDVGWKYGLVKAPGALRPDGWAYRFPGTNTTILFYWSASLSELETLNTTNSVTSYALHLDRPVTFLKQYVHSFDVLVLNTGHHWNRGKFVGNHWELYADGKPVGKGRLADLNRAKNLTLYSIARWVDSELASRPQMKAFLRTMSPRHFVNGDWNTGGSCGSTVPLSNGSEVLQDHSNDMPAEHAVKGTRVKLLDITAISQLRDEGHISNRTLRAPTGIHDCLHWCLPGIPDMWNELLFAQL
- the LOC104585172 gene encoding citrate-binding protein, with the protein product MAPHTMITWAVGLCLLVFLASPPPASLAAAARATPPNATAADPTEGFTAVSLTEENFLLQRPYDESIGARYSFDGTVRRLWVLASDKPHARQSHTSPRTEMRMKGYDYSSGVWQFEGYGYVPSGTSGVSVMQVFGGGETATTLMLHVYGGALRYYDRQVVEDGIYDRWFRLNVIHDVEASVLIVFIDGVEKLRVPGRGGDMHYFKFGVYAQNHDSSRMESRWKDVKILRKD